In a single window of the Candidatus Eisenbacteria bacterium genome:
- a CDS encoding NADH-quinone oxidoreductase subunit H, which translates to MWVDVTVVAALAFAAALAPLMSIPLLVWAERKMSAFIQDRTGPNRAEILGLRLGGLVHPFADVVKLITKEDLTPERADRFYYTLAPFLALFVSLLAFAILPLADTLHFGGRALPMRALTLNAGILYILAVTGFHVYAVVIAGWASHNGYALLGGLRSAAQMVSYELALGLSLVGVVLVAGTLDPGEIVAGQSGVLFGFLPRWNVFLQPVGFVLFLIALFAETNRNPFDLPEGESEIIGFHVEYSSMRFASFFMAEYASMFTGSAVAASLFFGGWQVPWIGTEALRANAPLVARVAFGALAAFCIVAALIAQGYKGRLARLYRDRRSREATVLQMIFLFTAAVSLILLAFLSTLPPWGAQVLIALVQGAFLLGKTLAFTFLFIWVRWTLPRFRYDQLMGLGWKSLVPLALLNLAVTGIVLLWFD; encoded by the coding sequence GTGTGGGTTGACGTGACCGTCGTCGCCGCGCTCGCCTTCGCCGCCGCCCTGGCGCCGCTCATGTCGATTCCCCTCCTCGTCTGGGCGGAGAGGAAGATGAGCGCTTTCATCCAGGACCGGACGGGACCGAACCGCGCGGAGATCCTCGGCCTCCGGCTCGGCGGGCTGGTCCACCCCTTCGCGGACGTGGTGAAGCTGATCACCAAGGAGGACCTGACGCCGGAGAGGGCGGACCGCTTCTATTACACGCTCGCCCCCTTCCTGGCGCTCTTCGTCTCCCTGCTCGCCTTCGCCATTCTTCCGCTGGCGGACACGCTCCACTTCGGCGGCCGCGCTCTGCCGATGCGGGCGCTGACGCTGAACGCGGGAATCCTCTACATCCTGGCGGTGACCGGGTTCCACGTGTACGCGGTGGTGATCGCCGGCTGGGCATCCCACAACGGCTACGCGCTCCTCGGCGGCCTCCGATCGGCGGCGCAGATGGTGAGCTACGAGCTGGCGCTCGGCCTCTCGCTGGTCGGCGTGGTCCTCGTGGCCGGCACGCTCGACCCGGGCGAAATCGTCGCCGGTCAGAGCGGCGTTCTCTTCGGTTTCCTCCCCCGCTGGAACGTGTTCCTCCAGCCCGTCGGCTTCGTCCTCTTCCTGATCGCCCTCTTCGCCGAAACGAACCGAAACCCCTTCGACCTGCCGGAGGGGGAGTCCGAGATTATCGGTTTTCACGTCGAATATTCGAGCATGCGTTTCGCGTCCTTTTTCATGGCCGAGTACGCGTCCATGTTCACCGGAAGCGCCGTGGCGGCCTCGCTCTTCTTCGGCGGTTGGCAGGTCCCCTGGATCGGCACCGAGGCGCTCCGGGCGAACGCGCCCCTCGTAGCGCGGGTCGCCTTCGGGGCGCTGGCGGCGTTTTGCATCGTCGCGGCTCTCATCGCGCAGGGATACAAGGGGAGGCTCGCCCGCCTCTACCGGGACCGGCGGAGCCGCGAGGCGACGGTGCTGCAGATGATCTTTCTCTTTACCGCCGCCGTCTCGCTGATCCTGCTCGCCTTTCTCTCGACTCTCCCCCCTTGGGGGGCGCAGGTGCTGATCGCCTTGGTGCAGGGGGCTTTCCTTCTCGGGAAGACCCTCGCCTTTACGTTCCTGTTCATTTGGGTCCGTTGGACCCTTCCCCGGTTCCGCTACGACCAGCTGATGGGTCTCGGGTGGAAGAGCCTGGTCCCTCTGGCTCTGCTCAACCTGGCGGTGACGGGGATCGTGCTTCTCTGGTTCGATTAG
- a CDS encoding NADH-quinone oxidoreductase subunit I codes for MNAPERWYLIEVLRGMGVSLRHLVRNIFHQDEMPTLQYPEEKRILPERFRGRHRLMKREDGTPRCTACFCCQTACPADCISIEAGEREDGGEKVAVRFDINILRCVFCGFCVEACPCDAIRMDTGKYELADDRREKLIYDIDFLLNR; via the coding sequence ATGAACGCGCCGGAGCGCTGGTATCTGATCGAGGTGCTCCGGGGGATGGGGGTTTCCCTCCGCCACCTGGTGAGGAACATCTTTCATCAGGACGAGATGCCCACCCTTCAGTACCCGGAGGAAAAGCGGATCCTCCCGGAGCGTTTCCGCGGGAGGCACCGGCTGATGAAGCGGGAAGACGGGACGCCGCGCTGCACCGCCTGTTTCTGCTGTCAGACCGCATGCCCCGCCGACTGCATCAGCATCGAGGCGGGGGAGAGGGAGGACGGCGGGGAGAAGGTGGCGGTCCGGTTTGACATCAATATCCTGCGTTGCGTATTCTGCGGTTTCTGCGTGGAGGCGTGCCCCTGCGACGCGATCCGGATGGACACGGGCAAGTACGAGCTGGCCGACGACCGGCGGGAGAAGTTGATCTACGACATCGACTTCCTCCTAAACCGTTGA
- a CDS encoding NADH-quinone oxidoreductase subunit J, with amino-acid sequence MLIVLFWILSGLAVLAAIGTVTRRNPLSAALSLVICLTAVAGLFAVLEAHFLFAIQLLVYAGAIMVLVLYVIMLLNLKERETRPLGVSRPRAAFAGIAAALVLAVLARVWGSLAASPPAPPEKGFGTVESMAGVLFTKYPFPFEVISILLLAAVVGAVVLAMRKF; translated from the coding sequence ATGCTGATCGTCCTTTTCTGGATCCTCTCCGGACTCGCCGTCCTCGCGGCGATAGGGACCGTGACCCGGCGGAACCCGCTCTCGGCGGCGCTCTCGCTGGTGATCTGCCTGACGGCGGTGGCGGGACTCTTCGCCGTGCTGGAGGCGCACTTCCTCTTCGCGATCCAACTGCTCGTTTACGCCGGCGCGATCATGGTCCTCGTTCTTTACGTCATCATGCTCCTGAACCTGAAGGAGCGGGAGACCCGTCCCCTCGGCGTTTCCCGGCCCCGCGCCGCCTTCGCCGGGATCGCCGCGGCGCTCGTTCTCGCCGTGCTCGCCCGTGTGTGGGGTTCCCTCGCCGCCTCGCCGCCCGCGCCGCCGGAGAAGGGATTCGGAACGGTCGAGTCGATGGCGGGAGTTCTGTTTACGAAATATCCGTTTCCGTTTGAAGTGATATCGATTCTCCTGCTGGCGGCCGTGGTCGGCGCGGTCGTTTTGGCGATGAGGAAGTTCTGA
- the nuoK gene encoding NADH-quinone oxidoreductase subunit NuoK has translation MPPETHLLAVSTVLFLIGCVGVLARRNLLVVLMAVEIMLNAANLAFAAFARARGAMDGQVVVFFVIAVAAAEAAVGLAIVVALYRKRGTVNIDRFTSLHQ, from the coding sequence ATGCCGCCGGAAACACACCTGCTCGCGGTCAGTACGGTTCTCTTCCTGATCGGATGCGTGGGCGTTCTCGCCCGCAGGAATCTGCTGGTGGTCCTGATGGCGGTGGAGATCATGCTGAACGCGGCGAACCTGGCTTTCGCCGCCTTCGCGCGCGCCCGAGGGGCCATGGACGGACAGGTGGTCGTCTTTTTCGTGATCGCCGTCGCCGCCGCCGAGGCGGCGGTGGGACTGGCGATCGTCGTGGCGCTGTACCGAAAACGCGGAACGGTGAACATCGATCGGTTCACCTCTCTGCACCAATAG
- the nuoL gene encoding NADH-quinone oxidoreductase subunit L, protein MESALLWILVLPLLGAAVNGVAATASARLGRPLPRAFSAAVGCAGPTISFLLVLLLFRRMLGLPEGERLLEREVFRWIDAGSLTIHLRLLADPLGTVMALVVTGVGGLIHYYSIGYMAEDRGHARYFSFLNLFLFFMLLLILGDSLATLFVGWEGVGLCSYLLIGFWFEDRAKATAGKKAFLVNRIGDFGFLLGMLLLAVGFGGNGGVATLKISEIAARLHELPPGVIEGAALLLFLGATGKSAQIPLYVWLPDAMAGPTPVSALIHAATMVTAGVYMIARMEALYAAAPIASAVVLVVGAATALFAAVIGIAQTDIKKVLAYSTVSQLGYMMIGVGAGAFAAGIFHVFTHAFFKACLFLGAGSVIHALHHEQDIRRMGGLLKRMPLTGWTFLVSAAAIAGFPPLSGFFSKDEILFRAFTGANEAVPWAPRFAWILGTLAAVLTAFYMFRLFFLVFAGDARGEGAKHARESNGWFTVPLVILAAGAALAGFLGVPAALGGANRFEAFLASGGGSAAHGHGHFPAHPASHGAELGLMGLAAIIALAGTLLAWWLYRRDPERPARIAARFPAAYRTIRDKFYVDEVYYLLVVLPLTGISRRLLWRVVDVRFVDGLVNLTGHLTRGASFLVRFAQTGHAQTYGFVILAAVAALLWKVFSG, encoded by the coding sequence GTGGAGAGCGCTCTTCTCTGGATTCTGGTCCTGCCGCTCTTGGGGGCGGCGGTGAACGGCGTCGCGGCGACCGCCTCGGCCCGCCTAGGCCGACCCTTGCCGCGGGCCTTCTCGGCGGCGGTGGGCTGCGCCGGACCGACGATCAGTTTCCTCCTCGTCCTCCTCCTCTTCCGGCGGATGCTCGGTCTTCCCGAGGGGGAACGCCTCCTCGAGCGGGAGGTGTTCCGCTGGATCGACGCCGGTTCGCTCACGATCCATCTCCGCCTTCTCGCCGATCCGCTCGGTACGGTGATGGCCCTGGTGGTCACCGGCGTGGGCGGCTTGATTCACTATTACTCCATCGGCTACATGGCGGAGGATCGCGGCCACGCCCGCTATTTCTCCTTTCTGAATCTGTTCCTCTTCTTCATGCTCCTCCTGATCCTCGGCGACTCCCTGGCGACCCTCTTCGTCGGTTGGGAAGGAGTGGGGCTCTGCTCCTATCTGCTCATCGGTTTCTGGTTCGAAGACCGGGCGAAGGCGACGGCGGGGAAGAAGGCGTTCCTGGTGAACCGGATCGGCGACTTCGGCTTCCTCCTCGGCATGCTCCTTCTGGCGGTCGGTTTCGGCGGGAACGGCGGCGTCGCCACCCTGAAGATCTCCGAGATCGCGGCGCGCCTCCACGAGCTGCCGCCGGGAGTGATCGAGGGGGCGGCGCTCCTGCTCTTCCTCGGCGCCACCGGAAAGTCGGCGCAGATCCCGCTTTACGTCTGGCTCCCCGACGCCATGGCGGGACCCACGCCGGTTTCGGCGCTGATCCACGCCGCCACCATGGTGACCGCCGGCGTCTATATGATCGCGCGCATGGAGGCGCTCTACGCGGCGGCGCCGATCGCCTCGGCCGTCGTGCTCGTCGTCGGCGCGGCGACGGCGCTCTTCGCGGCGGTGATCGGGATCGCTCAGACGGACATCAAGAAGGTGCTCGCCTACTCCACGGTGAGCCAGCTCGGTTACATGATGATCGGGGTCGGCGCCGGCGCCTTCGCGGCGGGGATCTTTCACGTATTCACCCACGCCTTCTTCAAGGCCTGTCTCTTTCTGGGCGCCGGGTCCGTGATCCATGCCCTCCATCACGAGCAGGACATCCGAAGGATGGGCGGGCTCCTGAAGCGGATGCCCCTCACCGGCTGGACTTTTCTCGTCTCCGCGGCGGCGATCGCCGGGTTCCCGCCCCTGTCGGGGTTTTTCTCCAAGGACGAGATCCTCTTCCGCGCCTTCACGGGCGCCAACGAGGCGGTTCCCTGGGCGCCGCGTTTCGCCTGGATCCTCGGCACGCTGGCGGCGGTGCTCACCGCCTTTTACATGTTCCGTCTCTTCTTTCTGGTCTTCGCAGGCGACGCGCGGGGGGAAGGGGCGAAGCACGCCCGCGAATCGAACGGGTGGTTCACCGTCCCCCTCGTGATCCTGGCGGCGGGCGCGGCGCTCGCGGGTTTTCTCGGCGTGCCGGCCGCCCTCGGCGGCGCGAACCGTTTCGAGGCGTTTCTCGCCTCGGGCGGCGGTTCCGCCGCGCACGGCCACGGGCATTTCCCGGCCCATCCCGCCTCCCACGGCGCGGAGCTGGGGCTGATGGGGCTCGCGGCGATCATCGCCCTCGCCGGCACCCTCCTCGCCTGGTGGCTTTACAGGCGGGATCCGGAGCGGCCGGCGCGGATCGCGGCGCGCTTTCCCGCGGCGTACCGGACGATTCGGGACAAATTCTACGTGGACGAGGTCTACTACCTGCTCGTCGTGCTGCCGCTGACGGGGATCTCCCGGCGGCTCCTCTGGCGGGTGGTGGACGTGCGGTTCGTGGACGGTCTGGTGAACCTGACCGGACACCTGACCCGGGGCGCGAGCTTTCTGGTCCGCTTCGCCCAGACCGGACACGCGCAGACTTACGGCTTCGTGATCCTGGCGGCGGTGGCGGCGCTGCTCTGGAAGGTGTTTTCGGGGTAA
- a CDS encoding NADH-quinone oxidoreductase subunit M, which produces MNGVLSILVFLPLAGAAAVALVPGRRQGTIRAVAFAVTLLLFLSSLPLAFRFQGTGGFEFEECVPWIPGIGVDYHVGVDGISVFLVLLTTFLAPLVYLSTWSGIREKVKEFSILYLLLHTGMIGAFVAVDLFLFYVFWELMLIPMVFLIGVWGGERRIYAAVKFLLYTVVGSLLMLVAILVLAREAHSFDYLRILNTPVPHGMQAFLFAAFALAFAIKVPIFPLHTWLPDAHVEAPAAGSALLAGVLLKMGTYGFLRFAIPLFPETARAAAPLFTVLALVGIVYGALVAMVQEDIKKLVAYSSVSHLGFVVLGLFAFNDAGVRGAIFVMLAHGLSTGALFLLVGQVYERRHSRRIDDFGGIARSMPLFSTLFLIVTLASIGLPGLSGFVGEFLVLLGAFQAGPARAAVGALGVVLGAVYMLWMVRRVFFGPLDREENRALPDLSLRDFLVILPLIAGMVFLGVRPAPLLDRMETSVRRHLEIIGVEERVETTDRHAAGERTVFRFLAPPDGEEPEREGEGEEVSPCR; this is translated from the coding sequence ATGAACGGCGTGCTTTCCATCCTGGTGTTCCTCCCGCTCGCCGGCGCGGCGGCGGTCGCCCTCGTGCCCGGCCGGCGCCAAGGGACGATCCGCGCCGTCGCCTTCGCCGTCACCCTTCTCCTCTTTCTCTCCTCGCTCCCCCTCGCCTTCCGCTTCCAGGGGACCGGCGGGTTCGAGTTCGAGGAGTGCGTCCCCTGGATCCCGGGGATCGGGGTCGACTATCACGTCGGCGTGGACGGGATCAGCGTCTTTTTGGTTCTCCTCACCACCTTCCTGGCGCCTCTCGTCTATCTCTCCACCTGGAGCGGCATCCGGGAGAAGGTGAAGGAGTTCTCCATCCTTTACCTGTTGCTTCACACCGGCATGATCGGCGCCTTCGTCGCGGTGGATCTCTTCCTCTTTTACGTTTTCTGGGAGCTGATGCTGATCCCCATGGTCTTCCTGATCGGCGTGTGGGGGGGCGAGCGCCGGATCTACGCGGCGGTCAAGTTTCTCCTCTACACGGTGGTCGGTTCGCTTTTGATGCTCGTGGCGATTCTGGTGCTCGCGCGGGAGGCGCACAGCTTTGATTATCTGCGCATCCTGAACACGCCCGTCCCACACGGCATGCAGGCGTTCCTATTCGCCGCATTCGCCCTCGCCTTCGCGATCAAGGTCCCGATCTTCCCGCTTCACACCTGGCTGCCGGACGCGCACGTGGAGGCGCCCGCCGCGGGGAGCGCCCTCCTCGCCGGCGTCCTCCTGAAGATGGGGACCTACGGTTTTCTCCGCTTCGCGATCCCCCTCTTCCCGGAGACGGCGCGCGCCGCCGCGCCCCTCTTCACCGTGCTCGCGCTCGTGGGGATCGTCTACGGCGCGCTGGTCGCGATGGTGCAGGAGGACATCAAGAAGCTGGTCGCCTACTCGTCGGTGAGCCATCTCGGATTCGTCGTTCTCGGCCTCTTCGCGTTCAACGACGCCGGAGTCCGGGGGGCGATCTTCGTGATGCTCGCCCACGGCCTCTCCACGGGCGCCCTCTTCCTCCTGGTGGGACAGGTGTACGAGAGAAGGCACAGCCGGAGGATCGACGACTTCGGCGGGATCGCGAGGTCCATGCCGCTCTTCAGCACCCTCTTCCTGATCGTCACCCTCGCCTCGATCGGGCTTCCGGGGCTTTCCGGGTTCGTCGGCGAGTTCCTGGTCCTCTTGGGGGCCTTCCAAGCCGGGCCCGCCCGCGCGGCGGTGGGCGCCCTCGGCGTGGTGCTCGGCGCGGTCTACATGCTCTGGATGGTTCGCCGCGTCTTCTTCGGCCCCCTCGATCGGGAGGAGAACCGGGCGCTCCCCGATCTTTCCCTGCGCGATTTTCTGGTGATCCTTCCGTTGATCGCCGGGATGGTATTTCTCGGCGTGCGTCCCGCGCCCCTCCTCGACCGTATGGAGACCTCGGTTCGGCGGCATTTGGAGATCATCGGCGTGGAGGAACGGGTCGAGACGACGGACAGACACGCCGCGGGCGAGAGGACCGTTTTCCGTTTCCTCGCTCCCCCCGACGGGGAGGAGCCGGAGCGGGAAGGGGAGGGTGAGGAGGTGTCGCCGTGCCGTTGA
- a CDS encoding NADH-quinone oxidoreductase subunit N — protein sequence MPLTIPDIPREALLASLPFALLALGGTVVALLGAWRSRWGVWAAFIALLAAGASLSPHLGAPSSLHFWDGALLADRFGAFLTLLLLAAGIHTLFLSETVLRREGKVRAEYYALLLYALSGMVLLVSTTNLLLLFLALELTSIPLYVLCGFHRGDSKGGEAALKYFLLGSFSSAILLFGAALLYGATGELDLAAMRGGGALGAAGLLLVLTGLFFKAAVVPFHMWAPDAYDGAPTPITSFMATAVKVASFGVLIRVFSSAGGVGPAAGLMGRPASEGMLFWLAVLTMTVGNLCALTQNNIKRMLAYSSIAHAGYALIGLVPGSGGPDAAGVLYYLTAYLLMTGGAFAVVTVLSRRDRWGETVQIDRFAGVGYRAPFLGAAMTVFLVSLGGIPPTAGFFGKYLIFRGALDRGLTALVVIAVLNSAASLYYYLRVVVFFYMRSTDRPAEIDPSRALRFIAVVGLVLVLWFGFGPDLGGVPGVPSLLGWIESAAASLP from the coding sequence GTGCCGTTGACGATTCCCGATATCCCGCGTGAGGCGCTCCTCGCGTCGCTCCCCTTCGCGCTCCTCGCCCTGGGAGGGACCGTCGTCGCGCTCCTCGGGGCGTGGCGGAGCCGGTGGGGCGTGTGGGCGGCGTTTATCGCGCTTCTCGCCGCTGGCGCGTCGCTCTCGCCTCATCTCGGCGCGCCCTCTTCTCTCCATTTCTGGGACGGGGCGCTTCTGGCGGACCGTTTCGGGGCGTTCCTCACGCTGCTCCTCCTCGCCGCGGGGATCCACACCCTCTTCCTCTCCGAAACGGTGCTCCGGAGGGAGGGGAAGGTGCGCGCGGAGTATTACGCGCTTCTCCTCTACGCACTCTCGGGGATGGTGCTTCTGGTATCGACCACCAACCTGCTCCTCCTCTTCTTGGCCTTGGAGCTGACGTCGATTCCGCTTTACGTGCTCTGCGGCTTCCACCGGGGGGACTCCAAAGGGGGGGAGGCGGCGCTCAAGTACTTCCTCCTCGGTTCCTTCTCCTCGGCGATTCTTCTCTTCGGCGCCGCGCTCCTCTACGGGGCGACGGGCGAACTGGACCTCGCGGCGATGCGCGGTGGGGGGGCGCTCGGCGCGGCGGGTCTCCTCCTCGTCCTCACCGGTCTTTTCTTCAAGGCGGCGGTCGTCCCCTTCCACATGTGGGCGCCGGACGCCTATGACGGCGCGCCGACGCCGATCACCAGCTTCATGGCCACGGCGGTGAAGGTCGCCTCCTTCGGCGTGCTGATCCGTGTTTTCTCTTCCGCGGGGGGCGTCGGTCCGGCGGCGGGGCTGATGGGGCGCCCCGCGTCGGAGGGGATGCTCTTCTGGCTCGCCGTCCTCACGATGACCGTGGGAAACCTGTGCGCGCTCACCCAGAACAACATCAAGAGGATGCTCGCCTACTCCTCCATCGCCCACGCCGGTTACGCGCTGATCGGGCTCGTCCCCGGCTCGGGAGGGCCGGACGCCGCCGGTGTTCTCTATTATCTGACCGCCTACCTGCTCATGACCGGGGGCGCCTTCGCCGTCGTGACCGTCCTCTCCCGGCGGGACCGCTGGGGGGAGACCGTCCAGATCGACCGCTTCGCCGGTGTCGGATACCGCGCCCCCTTCCTCGGCGCGGCGATGACCGTCTTCCTCGTATCCCTCGGCGGCATACCGCCCACGGCCGGTTTCTTCGGGAAGTACCTGATCTTCCGAGGCGCCCTCGACCGGGGGCTCACGGCTCTTGTGGTGATCGCCGTCCTGAACAGCGCCGCCTCGCTCTACTATTACCTGCGGGTGGTCGTCTTCTTCTATATGCGGAGCACCGACAGGCCCGCGGAGATCGACCCGAGCCGCGCGCTCCGGTTCATCGCGGTTGTGGGGCTTGTCCTGGTGCTTTGGTTCGGGTTCGGGCCGGATCTGGGAGGGGTTCCCGGCGTCCCCTCTCTCCTGGGATGGATCGAGTCGGCCGCCGCCTCTCTCCCCTGA
- a CDS encoding DNA polymerase/3'-5' exonuclease PolX, with product MRNESVSAAFREIALLLELKGESSFQARAYRRAADGIDRAEDLADLAREGRLTDLPGVGKGLADKIAYFFATGSIPMLADLRREVPPGMVELTGIPGLGAGRARALREEIGVSSPEELEKAVADGRIAQVKGFGPKRIEDLTRALADWRRFRDFRLYHDAAKEAARIGEILRGRGASRTAPAGEVGLYREIAGVIRVVAAMSPEAALHALAIEADTALEGDRVLFRSAAGLPGEARAVAPERFGAVLVWETGADAHRTALVAAARERGFLFDPKGLSRNGTPVETPDEETFFSLLGLPFLPPEIRERADVVEDAAAGRFPRLVVREDLKGALHVHSDWSDGTASIRAMAERAAEMGYAYLALSDHSRSAGYAGGLSAERLLEQAEEVDRVNTLLAPFRVFRGIESDILADGRLDYDDGALARLDFVVASVHSRFGLDREEQTERILRAILHPQTTWLGHSSGRLLLEREAYDFDAERVWRAAGEARKGVELNGHPSRLDVDWRVIPGLRALGVPVPIAVDAHDPEGLAVPEIAIRIARKGGLRPEEVPNTLGVEAFAEWIARR from the coding sequence ATGCGGAACGAGAGCGTCTCAGCCGCTTTTCGTGAAATCGCCCTCCTCCTGGAACTGAAGGGGGAATCCTCGTTCCAAGCGCGGGCCTATCGCCGCGCGGCGGACGGGATCGACCGCGCGGAGGATCTGGCCGATCTGGCGCGGGAAGGGCGGCTCACGGATCTTCCCGGCGTGGGAAAGGGCTTGGCCGACAAGATCGCCTATTTTTTCGCCACCGGATCGATCCCGATGCTCGCGGATCTGCGCCGCGAAGTGCCCCCCGGAATGGTGGAACTGACCGGCATCCCCGGCCTCGGCGCGGGGAGGGCGCGCGCGCTTCGCGAGGAAATCGGCGTCTCCTCTCCGGAAGAGTTGGAGAAGGCGGTCGCCGACGGGCGCATCGCGCAGGTGAAAGGTTTTGGTCCGAAGAGAATCGAGGATCTCACGCGCGCGCTGGCGGACTGGAGGCGCTTCCGCGACTTCCGTCTTTATCACGACGCGGCGAAGGAGGCGGCGCGGATCGGCGAGATCCTCAGGGGGCGCGGCGCGTCCCGCACGGCGCCGGCGGGCGAGGTCGGCCTCTACCGGGAGATCGCCGGCGTGATCCGAGTCGTCGCGGCCATGTCGCCGGAGGCCGCGCTCCACGCCCTCGCGATCGAGGCGGACACGGCCTTGGAGGGAGACCGCGTTCTCTTCCGGAGCGCCGCCGGCCTGCCGGGCGAGGCGCGGGCGGTCGCGCCGGAACGGTTCGGCGCCGTTCTCGTCTGGGAGACGGGCGCCGACGCGCACCGGACGGCCCTCGTCGCCGCGGCGCGGGAGAGGGGCTTCCTCTTCGACCCGAAAGGGCTGTCCCGAAATGGAACGCCGGTGGAAACGCCGGACGAGGAGACATTCTTCTCGCTCCTCGGTCTCCCCTTTCTCCCGCCCGAGATCCGCGAGAGGGCGGATGTCGTGGAAGACGCCGCCGCCGGGCGATTCCCACGGCTTGTCGTGCGGGAGGACTTGAAGGGGGCGCTCCACGTGCATTCCGATTGGAGCGACGGGACCGCGTCGATCCGCGCCATGGCGGAAAGAGCGGCGGAGATGGGCTACGCCTATCTCGCCCTCTCCGACCACAGCCGGAGCGCCGGCTACGCGGGAGGACTCTCGGCGGAACGTCTCCTGGAACAGGCGGAGGAGGTGGACCGCGTCAACACGCTGCTCGCCCCCTTCCGCGTCTTCCGCGGCATCGAGTCGGACATCCTCGCCGACGGTCGACTCGATTACGACGACGGCGCCCTGGCGCGTCTCGACTTCGTCGTCGCCTCGGTGCACTCCCGTTTCGGCCTGGACCGGGAGGAACAAACCGAGAGGATCCTCCGTGCGATCCTTCACCCACAAACGACCTGGCTCGGCCACTCCTCGGGAAGACTCCTCCTGGAAAGGGAGGCGTACGACTTCGACGCGGAACGGGTGTGGCGGGCGGCGGGGGAGGCGCGGAAAGGTGTGGAATTGAACGGCCACCCCTCCCGGCTCGACGTGGACTGGCGGGTGATCCCCGGATTGCGCGCCCTCGGCGTTCCGGTGCCGATCGCCGTGGACGCCCACGACCCGGAAGGACTCGCCGTACCGGAGATCGCCATCCGTATCGCCCGCAAGGGAGGGCTCCGCCCGGAGGAGGTCCCCAACACGCTGGGAGTGGAAGCCTTCGCGGAGTGGATTGCCCGTCGATAG
- a CDS encoding PHP domain-containing protein, producing the protein MGERQERIRVEIHVHTAFSFDSKAAPEEVEEAALRAGVDRIAVTDHDTIEGALRLRGRGRIETIIGEEVTTSLGDVIGLFLESPLPPGVEPERTMDAIHEQGGLVVIPHPFDARRGTTLFPEALERCVDRIDAIEGWNGRIRRPADNERALLFARDHGLPVLVGSDAHRTDEIGRWMMRIESFDSPGRFLAALPRAEPLFPESSRKPERRRWLDRVLRNGAPTARPEPDRG; encoded by the coding sequence ATGGGGGAGAGGCAGGAGAGGATCCGAGTCGAGATCCACGTGCACACCGCCTTCTCTTTCGATTCGAAAGCCGCGCCGGAAGAGGTGGAGGAGGCGGCGCTCCGCGCGGGCGTCGATCGGATCGCCGTGACCGATCACGACACGATCGAGGGCGCCCTCCGTCTCCGCGGCCGCGGCCGGATCGAAACCATCATCGGCGAAGAGGTCACCACCTCGCTCGGCGACGTGATCGGCCTGTTCCTGGAGAGCCCCCTTCCGCCCGGCGTCGAACCGGAGAGAACGATGGACGCGATCCACGAACAGGGGGGTCTGGTCGTCATCCCCCACCCCTTCGACGCGCGGCGAGGGACCACCCTTTTCCCCGAAGCGTTGGAGCGATGCGTCGACCGGATCGACGCGATCGAGGGGTGGAACGGACGGATCCGGCGTCCCGCCGACAACGAGCGCGCCCTCCTCTTCGCCCGGGATCACGGCCTTCCCGTCCTGGTCGGCTCCGACGCCCATCGGACGGACGAGATCGGCCGCTGGATGATGCGCATCGAGTCCTTCGACTCACCGGGCCGATTCCTCGCCGCCCTTCCGAGGGCGGAGCCGCTCTTCCCGGAGTCCTCACGCAAGCCGGAGCGCCGGCGCTGGTTGGACCGCGTTCTCCGTAATGGCGCGCCCACCGCGCGTCCCGAACCGGATCGAGGCTAA